CTCGGCGCGGGCCGAGGAGAGGTCGGGGCAGAGGTGCAGGCCCCGCATGTCGGCCTCGCGCAACAGGGCCAGGCCGTCGGCCGCGCCGTTGCCGGCGAAGCGGACCACGATGGGCTTGCGCGGAGGCTCGCCACCCAGGGCTTCGAGCATGGAACTTGCCACCTTGTGGCAGGACAGGATGCCGCCGAAGATGTTGATGAAGACCATGCCTACGCGCTCGTCGTCGAAAAGGATGTCCAGGGCCGTGCGCATGGCCGCGCTGTCTGCACCGCCGCCCAGGTCCAGAAAGTTGGCGGCCTCCAGGCCCGAGTAGTTGAGGATGTCCATGCTGGCCATGGCCAGGCCTGCGCCGTTGACCATCAGGCCAACGAAGCCGTCGAGCTTGTGGTAGCTCAGGCCCGCTTCGCGGGAGCGGTTCTCCTCGGCGCTCAGGTGGGCGGGTTCGAAGAAGCGGTTCAGGGACGGGTCGATGCCCACGCGGTGTCCGTCGATCTCGACCTTGCCGTCCAGGGCCAGCAGTTCGCCGCCGTCGGTCACGACCAGCGGGTTGATCTCGGCCAGGAGCAGGCGGTGGCGCAGAGTCACGTCGAAAAGGTCGGTCAGGAGGCCGCCGAAGGGTTTCATGAGTTCTTTGGGCAGGCCGAGGTGGAAGAAGATGTTGCGGACCTGGTAGGGGGCGAGCCCCGCGTCGGGCATGGCGTGCTCGACGAGGATGGTCGCCGGGTCGCAGGCCTCGATGTCGACGCCGCCCGTGCGCCCGGCCGTGACGCAGAGGCTGCGGCTCTGGCGGTCGAGGGTCACGGACAGGTACATCTCCCGGCTGAAGGCTGCCTTGGGCTCGACGCGCACCAAGCGCACCCGCTCCCCCTTGATGTCCAGAGAAAAGAGACGTTCGAGCTCCGTTCGGGCCTGCTCCACGGTGTCGGCCAGGCGAATGCCCCCGGCCTTGCCGCGGCCGCCGCTCAGGACCTGGGACTTGAGGACCCAGGGCAGGGGGAAGGGGATGTCGGGGAGGCCGCCGGGCGCGAGAAGCACGCCGTGGGGGACCGGGATGCCGGATTCCTGGAAAAGCTGTTTGCTGCTGTGTTCGTTGAGCTTCATGACGCAGTCCTCGCATCGGCGGTTGTCAAATCCCATCCCTTGGACTATCACCGCGGGATGGCGCGCAGGGGGGCTTCCGGAAACGGGGCCCAGGGTTCCTCGATCTTTCAGGGGTGCATACCTGCCCTGTCTTTAAAATCAAGAAAAATCACAGCAAAAGACTATTTTTGCTCATGTAAGTCGTTAAAGATGCAACTAAACAGAATATTCATCACCTTTTGGTGCCTTTTGGCGCTGGCTGTTTGCCAGCCCCGTGCGGTCTCGGCGAGCTCGATCTCCGTTACGGACCTTGGAGTCGACAATGCGGCAGGCCAGATTTCCGTGGGGTTCAGCATCGTGGTCAACGACATGGAGCCCCTCATGGAGGCCCTGAAGAACGGCGGGGACTACGAGGTGCGCTGCACGAGCAGGCTCTACCACCGCCGGGCCGGCTTCTGGGATTCCTTCCTGTCCGAATCCGGCTACACCTGCGTCATTTCCAGCAAGCCCATCGCCCGCGAATGCCAGGTCCACGACGGCCGAGGCACGCACACGTTTTCGTTCCAGGGCCTGCAGGACCAGCTCAACCGCTACTGGTCCCGGATATCCGTCCCCATGGGTAGCTGGGATATGATCGAGCGCGGTTCGGCCTACCGGGTGGTCATGACCTTCAAGGTCACGCGCACGAACATGCCCGCCTGGGTCAGCAAGCCGCTCTTTTTCGTCACCTGGGATCTCGTCCCCGAGATCGTGTATGAGTTCGATTTCGATTTCTGAATCCGTTCTGGGGGATCATGGATAACCCGTCGCGCCTCATTCCGGTCAAGGAGCGGCCCGCCCAGGAACGCCGCAAGCGGCAGCGGGAAATTACCCTGGCCGTCATCGCCATCTTCGTCATCGTCATCCTGACCTGGATCGAACTGCGCCTGCTGGGCGTCCACTCCTACCTCTTCTTCGCCCTTTTCAACGTCAACCTGATCCTGCTCATCCTCGTCCTCTTCCTGGTCCTTCGAAACGTCATCAAGCTCATCCTCGACCGGCGAAGGCGCGTGCTGGGCTCTGGGCTCAGGGCGCGGCTGGTCCTCGTCTTCGTGACCCTCTCCATGGTCCCGACCTTCATCATGTTCATCCTGTCCATGTGGTTCGTGCAGACCTCGGTGGACTACTGGTTCCAGTCCCAGGTCGAGACGTCCATGGACCACGCCCTGGAGGTCGGTCAGGATTTCTACGCCGCGGCTGAGTCCGGGCTGGAGGCCAAGGCCCAGGGGATACTCGATCACCTGCGGGAGCGGCGCATCGCCTGGAACGCCAAGGGCGCGGACGAGGCCATGCGCGCCAAGGCGCGGGAGTACCGGCTGACTCTGGTGGGCCTTGTCTCGCCCACCCTGCAGGAGAGGAGCTGGCAGGCCGACGCGGTCTGGGACCAAGCGTGGCGCAAGGTCAAGGCCGAGGTGCCGTGGGACGACCTGTCCCGGAAGCCGTCCTACTGGGCGACGCTCCTGGCGCACCCGGACTCGGACCTCGTGGTCGGTGTCCTGCCGGTCGACGAGGCGGCTTCGGCCTATCTCGTCGTGGGCGCCGAGGTGGGGAAGGGCTTCCTGGAACGCCTGGAGCTCATCGCCAAGGGCGTGGGCGAGTACAAGCAGCTCCGCAGCCTCAAGTTCCCCCTGAAGATGACGCTCTACATGGTGCTCGGTCTCATGACCCTGCTCATCTTTCTCGGCGCGACCTGGTTCGGCTTCCGCCTGGCGCGGGAGATCAGCGCCCCTGTCCAGGCCCTGGCCGCGGGCACCCAGCGCATCGCGAAGGGCGACCTTTCGGTGCGCCTCATGGACGACTCGCGCGACGAACTCGGCCTGCTGGTCCAGTCCTTCAACAGCATGGCCGAGGACCTGGAGCAGAGCCGCCAGGGGCTGACCGAGGCCAACCGGCGCCTTCAGGAGCAGTATCAGGCCCTCATCGCCAAAAACCATTACGTGCAGGCCATTCTCGACAACATCACCTCCGGCGTGGTCTCCATCGACCGCGCGGGCCGGGTCACGACCATGAACCGTGCGGCCGAGGCCATTCTCGGCCTGGAGGGCGGAGGGCTCATCGGCAAGTCCGCCCTGGACATCCTCGGGCCCGAACACCGCAGCCTGGTGCAGGAGGTCAGCCAGCTCCTGACGAGCATCCCCGGCTCGCAGTGGCAGCGCCGGCTGGACCTGGAGGTCGACGGCGAGACCGTCAAGCTCCTGGTCAATGCCGTGGCCCTCATGGACAGCGAGGGGAGCGACTCGGGCATCGTCGCTGTCTTCGAGAACATCTCCGAGCTGGAGAAGATGCAGCGTCTGGACGCCTGGAAGGAGGTGGCCCGCCGCATCGCCCACGAGATCAAGAATCCGCTGACCCCCATCAAGCTCTCGGCCGAACGCCTGGAGCGCAAGTTCGGCCAATCGGTGGAGGACCCCGTCTTCAGCCAGTGCACCGGCCTCATCGTCAGGCAGGTGGAGCACCTGCAGGAGATGGTCCGGGAGTTCTCGGCCTTCGCCAAGATGCCCGAAGTGAAGCTGGTGCGCGGCCAGATCGAGCCCATCCTGCGCGAGGCCGTGTCGGTCTTCGCCGAGAGCCATACGGCCATCCGCTGGGTCGTGCGGGTCGAGGACGTGCCGGCCGTCATGCTCGACCGCGAGGCCATGGGTCGCGCCTTCGCCAACATCCTCCTCAATGCCGCCGAGATCCTGGCGGGCCGGGAAGACGGCCGCGTGGAAACCGTCCTCTACTCCCGCAAGCGCAAGGGGCGGGTCTACATCGAGATCAGCGACAACGGGCCGGGCATCAAGCCCGAGGAGCAGTCGCGCATGTTCGAGCCTTACTATTCGACCAAACGCAGCGGCACGGGGCTGGGCCTGACCATCGTCAAGTCCATCGTCAACGACCATCACGGCCACATCCGTGTCAAACCCAACGAGCCCGCCGGCACGACCTTCGTCATCGAGTTGCCGTCGGCGCGCAGCGAGGCGTGATGAGCACCGCATCCATTCTCATCATCGACGACGAGAGGGACATCCGCGCGGCGCTGCGCGGCATTTTCGAGGACGAGGGCTGGCAGGTGTCCGAGGCCGGCAACGGGACCGAGGGTCTGGCCATGGCCCTGGACGGGGACTTCGACCTCATCTTCCTGGACATCTGGATGCCGGGCCTCGACGGCATGGGCGTGCTCGTGTCCATGCGCGAGAAGGGCGTGGACTCTCCGGTCATCATGATCTCCGGCCACGGCAACATCGAGACAGCAGTCACGGCACTCAAGAACGGAGCCTTCGACTTCATCGAGAAGCCGCTGTCCCTGGACGACACCCTGGTCGCTGCCGGCAAGGCCCTGGAACTGTCCCGCCTCAAGCGTGAGAACCGGGAGTTGCGCTCTCGCATCCGCCCCGAAGGCGTGCCGGTCATCATCGGCTCCTCGCCGGGCATCGTCCGGCTGCGTCAGCTCATCGAGCAGGTCGCGCCCACCGAGGCCTGGGTGCTCATCACCGGCGAGAACGGGACGGGCAAGGAGGTCGCGGCCAGGGCCATCCACGCGGCGAGCCGCCGCGCCGCTCGGGAGATGGTCTGCGTGAACTGCGCGGCCATCCCCGAGGAACTCATCGAGAGCGAGCTTTTCGGCCACGAGAAGGGCGCCTTCACCGGAGCCGACAAGGCGCGTAAGGGCAAGTTCGAGCTGGCGGACAAGGGGACGCTCTTCCTGGACGAAATCGCCGACATGAGCCTCAAGACCCAGGCCAAGATCCTGCGCATCCTGCAGGAGCAGAAGTTCGAGCGCGTCGGCGGGACGAAGTCCTTCCGGGTGGATGTGCGGGTCATCGCAGCCACCAACAAGGATCTGGTCAGGGAGATGACCGAGGGGCGCTTCCGCCAGGACCTCTACTATCGCCTCAACGTCTTTCCCGTCACGGTCCCGGCTCTGCGCGAGCGGGCCGAGGACATCCCCGAGATGATCGGACATTTTTCGCGGCTCATGATCGAGGAGCAGAGCCTGCAGCCCGTGCGTCTGGACCGCGAGGTCCTGGACGCGCTCACGCGGTATGCGTGGCCGGGCAACGTGCGCGAACTCAGAAACTTCGTGGAGAGGATCTACATCCTCTATCAGGGACGGGACGTGGACATCACCATGCTCCCGCCGGAATACCGCGCCGCCGCGGCCCGGGACGCCCTGGCCGAGGTGCCGGACGGGGTCACGGATTTCAAGGAGGCCCGCGCCCGGTTCGAGGAGGCCTTCCTGCGCCGGGGGCTGGCCCGCGCTGACGGCAACATCGCCCGCTTGGCCGAGGCCATCGGGCTGGAGCGGACATACCTTTACCGCAAACTCAAGACCTATGGCATCGGCATAGACGAAGGCCGTCAGCGGGACGGCCTCGGGAGGCAGTGATGGCGACGAATGACGGAAGCTCACGGGAGGGGTCGGGCTGCGCCGAGTGCGCACGGCTCAGGGGGCGGATGGAGAGCCTGCTGGAGCATCTGCGCCAGGAGCTGGAATCGCCCATTTCCTCCATCCTCGGCGTGGCCGGCCTGCTGCAGAACTCGGGCCTGAGCGGCGAGCAGGCCGAATACCTGCGGGTCATCCGTGATGCCGCCGAGGGCATGGATCTGGTCCGCCGCAGCCTGGGCGACATGGCCTGGCAGGACACCCGGAGCGCCCTGGGCGGTGAGGCCGATTTCGACCTGCGCGTGCTGGTGCACGACCTGGCCGAACTGTCCCGCATTCACGCCCGCCGCCGCAACATCCATTTCAAGGCCAATGTGGAGGATGAGGTGCCGAGCCTGGTCCGGGGTGTGCCGGGAATTGTGCGGCGCATCACCGGCGGGTTCCTAAACCGCGTACTGCATGCACCGGGCGGTTCGAACGTGTCCATGGGCCTCGGACTGGCCGAACGCGGGGAAGGGACGGTCACGGTGCGGCTGGAGGTGCGCGTCGACGCCCGGATCGAGCCCGATACCGAGTGCCAAGCCCTCAGCCGCGATCTCGCCGCCCAGCAGGACGGCTGTGCGGGGTTCGAAGCGGAAGCGGACTCCTGCGTGTTCTGGGCAACCTTCCGCCTGCCCGAGCTGCAGGCCAGGCCGTCGTCCTTCCCGCCTCCGCAGCCCATTACCGGTCGCCTCATCCTGGCCGTGGACACGGACGCAACCTGGCGCGGGGTGCTCAGGGAATACTGCTACCTCTGGGAATGCCCCTTCCTCGAAGCCCCCGACGGCCAGGCCGCCCTGGAACTGCTGCGCGAAGCCGCAGCCCGCGACGAGGTTCCGGATTTCATCCTTGCGGGTTCGAACCTCGGCAGTATGGACATGGAGGGGTTCGCCGCGGCGATCCGCACGCATCCGGAACTGGCGGAGGCCAGGCTCGTGGCTCTGCCGTCCTCGGCCCGGCCGGGGGATGCGGCGCGCATGGAGGCCGCGGGTTTCGCCGCCTACCTGTCCCGGCCTGTGGAACAGTTCCGTCTGCGCGACGCCCTGTGCCTCATTCTGGGGG
The Desulfomicrobium escambiense DSM 10707 genome window above contains:
- the sucD gene encoding succinate--CoA ligase subunit alpha; translated protein: MKLNEHSSKQLFQESGIPVPHGVLLAPGGLPDIPFPLPWVLKSQVLSGGRGKAGGIRLADTVEQARTELERLFSLDIKGERVRLVRVEPKAAFSREMYLSVTLDRQSRSLCVTAGRTGGVDIEACDPATILVEHAMPDAGLAPYQVRNIFFHLGLPKELMKPFGGLLTDLFDVTLRHRLLLAEINPLVVTDGGELLALDGKVEIDGHRVGIDPSLNRFFEPAHLSAEENRSREAGLSYHKLDGFVGLMVNGAGLAMASMDILNYSGLEAANFLDLGGGADSAAMRTALDILFDDERVGMVFINIFGGILSCHKVASSMLEALGGEPPRKPIVVRFAGNGAADGLALLREADMRGLHLCPDLSSARAELEKLKGAMQGAVHAPVRVESSASLVPARPRAESAPFPLPADCRILVQGLTGKQGQLHCRLMQEYGSQVVAGVTPGKGGSEVLGVPVFDTVREAAAATRIDASIIFVPGALAPDAVLEAAAAGVPWVVCITDGIPQLDMLRALERLKGGPTRVIGPNCPGLIMPGRTKIGIMPGDIFTPGPVAVFSRSGTLTYECVDRLTRAGIGQSVCVGIGGDPFVGMSFTDLCKLVRHDPQTRAVVILGEIGGSAEEDLGRYMRETGFELPVFGFIAGRTAPPGKRLGHAGAILEKGSGGIEAKLRAMADSGFHLIDDLDQIAPAVAKVL
- a CDS encoding DUF4390 domain-containing protein, coding for MQLNRIFITFWCLLALAVCQPRAVSASSISVTDLGVDNAAGQISVGFSIVVNDMEPLMEALKNGGDYEVRCTSRLYHRRAGFWDSFLSESGYTCVISSKPIARECQVHDGRGTHTFSFQGLQDQLNRYWSRISVPMGSWDMIERGSAYRVVMTFKVTRTNMPAWVSKPLFFVTWDLVPEIVYEFDFDF
- a CDS encoding sensor histidine kinase, coding for MDNPSRLIPVKERPAQERRKRQREITLAVIAIFVIVILTWIELRLLGVHSYLFFALFNVNLILLILVLFLVLRNVIKLILDRRRRVLGSGLRARLVLVFVTLSMVPTFIMFILSMWFVQTSVDYWFQSQVETSMDHALEVGQDFYAAAESGLEAKAQGILDHLRERRIAWNAKGADEAMRAKAREYRLTLVGLVSPTLQERSWQADAVWDQAWRKVKAEVPWDDLSRKPSYWATLLAHPDSDLVVGVLPVDEAASAYLVVGAEVGKGFLERLELIAKGVGEYKQLRSLKFPLKMTLYMVLGLMTLLIFLGATWFGFRLAREISAPVQALAAGTQRIAKGDLSVRLMDDSRDELGLLVQSFNSMAEDLEQSRQGLTEANRRLQEQYQALIAKNHYVQAILDNITSGVVSIDRAGRVTTMNRAAEAILGLEGGGLIGKSALDILGPEHRSLVQEVSQLLTSIPGSQWQRRLDLEVDGETVKLLVNAVALMDSEGSDSGIVAVFENISELEKMQRLDAWKEVARRIAHEIKNPLTPIKLSAERLERKFGQSVEDPVFSQCTGLIVRQVEHLQEMVREFSAFAKMPEVKLVRGQIEPILREAVSVFAESHTAIRWVVRVEDVPAVMLDREAMGRAFANILLNAAEILAGREDGRVETVLYSRKRKGRVYIEISDNGPGIKPEEQSRMFEPYYSTKRSGTGLGLTIVKSIVNDHHGHIRVKPNEPAGTTFVIELPSARSEA
- a CDS encoding sigma-54-dependent transcriptional regulator, giving the protein MSTASILIIDDERDIRAALRGIFEDEGWQVSEAGNGTEGLAMALDGDFDLIFLDIWMPGLDGMGVLVSMREKGVDSPVIMISGHGNIETAVTALKNGAFDFIEKPLSLDDTLVAAGKALELSRLKRENRELRSRIRPEGVPVIIGSSPGIVRLRQLIEQVAPTEAWVLITGENGTGKEVAARAIHAASRRAAREMVCVNCAAIPEELIESELFGHEKGAFTGADKARKGKFELADKGTLFLDEIADMSLKTQAKILRILQEQKFERVGGTKSFRVDVRVIAATNKDLVREMTEGRFRQDLYYRLNVFPVTVPALRERAEDIPEMIGHFSRLMIEEQSLQPVRLDREVLDALTRYAWPGNVRELRNFVERIYILYQGRDVDITMLPPEYRAAAARDALAEVPDGVTDFKEARARFEEAFLRRGLARADGNIARLAEAIGLERTYLYRKLKTYGIGIDEGRQRDGLGRQ
- a CDS encoding ATP-binding response regulator, whose protein sequence is MATNDGSSREGSGCAECARLRGRMESLLEHLRQELESPISSILGVAGLLQNSGLSGEQAEYLRVIRDAAEGMDLVRRSLGDMAWQDTRSALGGEADFDLRVLVHDLAELSRIHARRRNIHFKANVEDEVPSLVRGVPGIVRRITGGFLNRVLHAPGGSNVSMGLGLAERGEGTVTVRLEVRVDARIEPDTECQALSRDLAAQQDGCAGFEAEADSCVFWATFRLPELQARPSSFPPPQPITGRLILAVDTDATWRGVLREYCYLWECPFLEAPDGQAALELLREAAARDEVPDFILAGSNLGSMDMEGFAAAIRTHPELAEARLVALPSSARPGDAARMEAAGFAAYLSRPVEQFRLRDALCLILGARALGRSIGLVTRHVVAEERKRRKIVLVVDPDLQSRALMVRKLDQGGYAHLEAGSGEEALRMLRDNPCALVFLELDLPGMSGLDTARVIRNPETGGDVPVIGTTARLESGDAARCASAGFNEIMVKPVDTQAFFRALEKYVQPNEPGKSDFRGQALDVERLLDQLDHDQVLLADVLQTFLREGRTRVGEFLQALEQGDFPTAEQKSSALRGMAGNIRAEGVRVLAEMAEQACRRSRADKAASLGEEIMQELWRVEQAAALV